The window TTCGGGCGCCGAGATGGTCACCGTGGCCGTGCGCCGCGTCAACCTCGACCGCTCCAAGGAATCGCTGCTCGACTTCATCGATCCTGCGAAGTATTTCCTGTTGCCCAACACCGCCGGCTGTTACACCGCGGAGGACGCTTTGCGCACTGCCCGGCTCTCGCGCGAAGTCGGGCTCTCGGACTGGGTGAAGATCGAGGTGATCGGCGATGAGCGCACGCTCTACCCGGACGTGCAGGCCACCATCGAAGCCACGCGCGTGCTGGTGAAAGAAGGCTTTACCGTCCTGCCCTATACGTCCGATGACGTGGTGGTTGCGAAACGCCTGATTGACGCCGGGGCCAGCGCCGTGATGCCTCTGGGCGCGCCCATCGGCAGCGGCCTGGGCATCCAGAACGCCGCCAACCTGCGCATCCTGCGCGAGATGATCACCGATGTGCCGCTGATCGTGGACGCAGGCGTGGGCACGGCCTCGGACGCCACCATCGCCATGGAGCTGGGCTACGACGGCGTGCTCATGAACTCCGGGATCGCGAACGCCGAAGATCCCGTGCTCATGGCGGAAGCGATGAAACATGCAGTCATCGCAGGCCGCGCCGCCTATCTCGCCGGCCGCATGCCCAAGAAGCTCTACGCGACAGCCAGCTCGCCGCTCGAAGGGGTAGTGCGGTAGCGGAATCTATTGATTCCAACTCGGACATTCGCCGATTCCGCGGCGATTGTGGTGGGGGAAGCAGCATCATGGATTTGCAACGTTCTGCGAACGGCGGGTTGAAACTCGGCGTAGTCCTGGTCGTTTTTGGAGCGTTTTTCGTGTTTGATTTCTGGAGTGAATACCGAGTTAACAACTCAATTCCAAGAGGCGTAATTAGTGCTATCGGCGGGATTCTCTGTACTGGTTTCTATTTTCTTCTGTTTGGGCTCGGTTCGGACTCACACAAAGGTAGGAGCTCAAAGACAGAGGACACCTGAGATCCAATTCCGGCGTGCTGCCTCCTGCTACGTGGCGACTGGCACCACCGCCGGCGCCGGCTGCGCGTAGATCTCCTCGATCTGTTGCCGGTAGCGCTCTTCCACTACCCGCCGTCGCAGCTTCATGGAGGGCGTCATGGAGCCGTCGGCAACCGTGAACTCGTCCGCCACCACCAGCACGCGCTTCAAAGCCTCGAACTGCGCCAGGTTCCGGTTGACCTCGGCCACAATGCCCTCATAAAGTGCCTGCACCTTGGCGTTCGCGACCAGGTCCTGGCGCGAGCCGAACGGCACGTCGTTGGCGTGCGCCCAGCTTTCCAGCATCTCGAAATGCGGCGCCACCAGCGCCATGGCGAACTTGCGCTTGTCGCCGATGACTACCGCTTCCGCCACCAGCGGATTCGTCTTGAGCGACTTCTCGATAGGCTGCGGCGCCACGAACTTCCCGCCCGAGGTCTTGATCAGGTCCTTCTTACGGTCGGTGATGGCGAGGTAGCCTTCGGCGTCCAGCGTGCCGATGTCGCCGGTCTTGAACCAGCCGTCCGGAGTGAACGCTTGTGCCGTCTCTTCAGGTAGATTCCAGTAGCTCTGGAACACCGACGGCCCGCGGACGAGAACCTCGCCATCCTCTGCGATGCGCACCTCGACGTTGCGCAACGGTTGCCCCACCGTGCCGATCTTGTGGGCGCTGGGATGATTCAGGGCAATGACCGGCGAGGTTTCTGTGAGGCCGTAGCCCTCGAAGATGCGGATGCTGACGCAGGCGAACCATTCCGCCAGGTCTCGCCCCAGCGGCGCGCCGCCGGAGATGTAAGCCAATACGTTCCCGCCGAACGCTTTGCGGATCTTCGAGTAGAGCAGGAAATCGGCCAGCTTCCAGGCCATGCTCGTGGGCTGCTTGCCCGCCAGCGTTTCCTGGCGATGCTTGCGTCCGGTTTCGATGGCCCAGTCATAAACGGAACGCTTCAGTCCGTGGCCGGCCAGCCGGCGCACGGTTGCCTGTACTTTTTCATAGATGCGCGGCACCGCCACGAACAGCGTGGGACGCACCTCCGCCGCCACCTCGAAGACTTTGTCGATATTGGCGCAATAGGCCAGGGTAACGCCGTAGGCGAAGCAGACGTAGTCCAGGTGGCGCGCCGTGATGTGCGAAAGCGGCAGGAAGGAGATGCACAGATGCCCCGGCTCCAGTCCCAGGTCCTCGAGCGAACAACTCACGTTGGAGGCCAGGTTCCGGTGGGTGAGCATCACGCCCTTTGGTTTCCCGGTCGTCCCCGAGGTGTACACGATGGTCGCCAGGTCGTCAGGCTGCACCTGGCGTGCGCGGGCGTCGAACTCCGCGTCCCGCCCCGGAGGCTGGTTGTGCATCATGCGGTGCATGGGGAGGCCCTCGGTCGAGCCTACGTAGTCCATGCAGACGACCTTCTCGATCTTCGTCTGGCTTCGGATGGAGTTGACCTTCTTGAGTTGTTCGATGGTGGAAACGAACGCCACACGCGCGCCGGAATCGTTCAGTATGTAGGCCACGTGGTCCGGGGGCAGCGTGGGATAAACGGGCACGTCCACCGCTCCCAGCAGCAGCGTGGCGAAATCCGCCACGGCCCACTCCGGACGGTTTTCGCTCAGGATGGCGACACGCTCACCCTTGTGTATGCCCCAACTCTCCAGCGTCCTCGCCGTGCCCACCGCGTCGCGGTACAGTTCGTGGGAACTGATATCGATCCAGCGGATGGTCTGCTTGAATGTCATCACGCGAGCGGCGTTGCGCTCCACCGCGGCGTAGAAGACGTCGACAATAGTCTGCGGCTTCATGCCCCCTCGCGCGTCTCCATGCCTTTCAGGATCAGGTCTGCCACCGCGTCGGCGGCGCCGGCCAGCGCATACTCGCGCTCGCTCAGCACCCACGAAGTCACCATTTCATCCAGCGCTCCAAAAAAGCAGTTAGCCGCGATCTTGTCTGACATGCCGCGCCGGAACAGCCCCGCCTCCTGTCCCTCGCGTACCACGCGGCGGATCAGTTCGAAGTACTCCACCAGGCGCTGGTGGGAGAACTGGGCCAGGAACTTGGCGCTCTGCCGCAATTCGGTCTGGAAGACTACGGCGAGACTACGATGCTCGCCCATGGCCTTCAAGTGCAGCAGGGCCACGCGGCGAAGCCGTTCACGCGGATCCTTCGCCTGCTCCACCTCGCGCCGCGCTTTTTCCAGGAAGGCGGCGAAGGCGGCATCAATGGCCGCGGTGAGGATCTGTTCCTTGTTACGGAAATATAGATAGATGGTGCCGTCGGCCACACCCGCCCGCTGGGCGATATCCGAGACCCGCGACTGGAAGTACCCCTTCTCGGCAATCACGTCGATGGCCGCGTCCAGAATGCGCTGGTACTTGGCTGCGCCGTTCGCGCTCTTCCGAGCCTGGCTCACGTCTTCGACTTTGGTTTTCTGCTTTGCCATGAATTCCTGGTGTCGGCAGATCTGCGCACGGCTTATCGCTTCCAACGCCTGCGACCTGCCGCTGGCCTCTCTGACTCTACCGGGTGAACGGTCATTCAGGCAATGCGCTCCCGCAGTTGACGCTCAGGGGTGGCCTGAGTAGGCTTGGCTCTCGTCCCTGGAGGATCCTATGCGCGAACTCCTGCTGGTTGCTGCCTTGCTGGCGGGACCCGCCGCTTCGTTGGCCGATGAGGCGAAGCCCGCTCCGCCGCCCAAGTTCAAGGTCGGCGATGTCGCACCCGACTTCACGCTCAAAGACCAGTCCGGCAAGGAAGTCACCCTCAGCAGCTTCCGCGACAAGAAGAACGTGGTGCTGGCGTTCTATGTCTTCGCCTTTACCGGCGGTTGAACGAGGGAACTCAAGGCCTACCAGCAGAATCTTTCGAAGCTGGAGGCCACCGACACCCAGGTGCTGGGTGTGAGCATGGACAGCATGTTCGCCAACAAAGCCTTCGCCGAACAACTCGGCGTCAGCTTCCCGCTGTTGAGTGACTGGGGAGGCGACGTCACGCGCACCTACGGCATCTACGAGCCCAAGTACAAGGCCGCACGCCGCGTCACCTATCTGATCGACAAGAGCGGAAAGATCGTGGAGATGCAGCTCGACAGCGAAGCCCTCGACCCGACCAAGATCGTTACCGCCTGCGAGCGCCCCAAGATGAAAAGCTGACGACGCAGCGCCGATTCATTCTGCGCGCAGCGTTCGACGGCTGACACGAGGCGATTGTTTTGCTAAGATGAGTTCGCGGGGTGGAGCAGTCTGGTAGCTCGTTGGGCTCATAACCCAAAGGTCGCTGGTTCAAATCCAGCCCCCGCAACCATTGACGACGAGGGGTTAGCGGACGCAGCGCCGCTAGCCCCTTTCGTTTACCCAGACTTCGCCCAGGAATCGGGTTGCACGCTGGACGCCGCCCCCCGTACTGTTGTCGCGTAAGCGGCGAACTCCCTCGCCGCGCCGGGAAGCAGACGGCGTGCATCGACCCGCCTCGCCGCGACCGGCGCGGTTACACTTACTT of the Terriglobales bacterium genome contains:
- a CDS encoding thiazole synthase, with protein sequence MDSFRIAGREFRSRLIVGTGKYKSGQETARAIEASGAEMVTVAVRRVNLDRSKESLLDFIDPAKYFLLPNTAGCYTAEDALRTARLSREVGLSDWVKIEVIGDERTLYPDVQATIEATRVLVKEGFTVLPYTSDDVVVAKRLIDAGASAVMPLGAPIGSGLGIQNAANLRILREMITDVPLIVDAGVGTASDATIAMELGYDGVLMNSGIANAEDPVLMAEAMKHAVIAGRAAYLAGRMPKKLYATASSPLEGVVR
- a CDS encoding long-chain fatty acid--CoA ligase, which produces MKPQTIVDVFYAAVERNAARVMTFKQTIRWIDISSHELYRDAVGTARTLESWGIHKGERVAILSENRPEWAVADFATLLLGAVDVPVYPTLPPDHVAYILNDSGARVAFVSTIEQLKKVNSIRSQTKIEKVVCMDYVGSTEGLPMHRMMHNQPPGRDAEFDARARQVQPDDLATIVYTSGTTGKPKGVMLTHRNLASNVSCSLEDLGLEPGHLCISFLPLSHITARHLDYVCFAYGVTLAYCANIDKVFEVAAEVRPTLFVAVPRIYEKVQATVRRLAGHGLKRSVYDWAIETGRKHRQETLAGKQPTSMAWKLADFLLYSKIRKAFGGNVLAYISGGAPLGRDLAEWFACVSIRIFEGYGLTETSPVIALNHPSAHKIGTVGQPLRNVEVRIAEDGEVLVRGPSVFQSYWNLPEETAQAFTPDGWFKTGDIGTLDAEGYLAITDRKKDLIKTSGGKFVAPQPIEKSLKTNPLVAEAVVIGDKRKFAMALVAPHFEMLESWAHANDVPFGSRQDLVANAKVQALYEGIVAEVNRNLAQFEALKRVLVVADEFTVADGSMTPSMKLRRRVVEERYRQQIEEIYAQPAPAVVPVAT
- a CDS encoding TetR/AcrR family transcriptional regulator, producing MAKQKTKVEDVSQARKSANGAAKYQRILDAAIDVIAEKGYFQSRVSDIAQRAGVADGTIYLYFRNKEQILTAAIDAAFAAFLEKARREVEQAKDPRERLRRVALLHLKAMGEHRSLAVVFQTELRQSAKFLAQFSHQRLVEYFELIRRVVREGQEAGLFRRGMSDKIAANCFFGALDEMVTSWVLSEREYALAGAADAVADLILKGMETREGA